In Eubalaena glacialis isolate mEubGla1 chromosome 4, mEubGla1.1.hap2.+ XY, whole genome shotgun sequence, the genomic window CCCGGAGCTATAAAAGGCCTGGgtggggcgggcggcggcggcagggCTGGGAGTTCAGGTGAGCAGTTGCTCGTCGGGGCGGCCGGCTGCGGCGGCTCCAGGGCCCAGCATGCGCGGGGGGCCCCGCGGCCACCATGTACGTGGGCTATGTGCTGGACAAGGAATCCCCCGTGTACCCCGGCCCCGCCAGGCCCGCCAGTCTCGGCCTGGGCCCGCAAGCCTACGGCCCCCCGCCGCCTCCGCAGTACCCCGACTTCACCGGCTACTCTCACGTGGAGCCGGGCCCCGTGCCCCCTGCGGCCTGGAGCGCGCCCTTCTCTGCGCCCAAGGACGAATGGGCCGCCGCCTACGGCCCGGGCCCCGCGGCCCCCACCGCCAGCCCGGCCCCGCTGGCATTCGGGCCCCCTCCGGACTTTAGCGCGGTGCCCGCGCCCCCGGGGCCTGGGCCGGGTCTCCTGGCGCAGCCCCTTGGCGGCCCAGGCGCACCGTCCTCGCCCGGAGCGCAAAGGCGGACGCCCTACGAGTGGATGCGGCGCAGCGTGGCGGCCGGAGGCGGCGGTGGCAGCGGTAAGGACCCCTCCCTCGCCCTGCGCCTCTGGACGGTTCCCCTGGGCGCCGGCAGGTGCTAGAGCGAGGCCCCGGCCGCCTCCAGTCTGACCTCTGCCCCGGCCCTGCTTGGGTTCCAGAGTGTGCCCCCCCCGACTCTGTCCCTGGGGGCTGTTCTCTCAGCTTCCCCCTTCTGAATCCTGGAGCCTTGGGAAGCACAATCTGTCTTTCCCTGTAGACAGGGAGACTGAGACCCCAGCCATGAAGAACGACTCCTTGTGGTTGCGTGGCAAGGCCAGAACTAGACACAGGCCCCCAGACCTTTATCCCAGGGTAAACTTTCAGCAACACTGGCCCTGGTGGTCATCCGTTTCATGCACCCCTATCCCAGCCCCAAAGAGGGGCTGCAAACCCCCAAAGGACATGCACTGATTATGTGAACACCCATAAGTCATTTCCCTTTCCAGGTCTCAGTCCCCCATCCATACAACGAAGAGATTGGTGGGTCATATCCTTTGGACTAAAAAAGAGCCCTCTTTGGTTAGATTGGTGGTGGTGAAGGGTCCCTACCTTACCATCCCAGGGCTCGCCCTGAACTCTTgaccctgggggaggggaaagtagGAGCAGTTGGGAAGGTGGCTACTGTTTGGCTCCTGAGCCTGTGAACCTCCTGCCCCCAGGCAGGCCTCTTGGATCCACCCTCTTcaaaggcaggggagggggcaggacaaaGGCCCAGCTTTAATGAGGGGCGGCCTGACCTCCTCCATAGGTCCCCCCTTTGTCATGTAACAGGCTGGGCCTTGGCTCGGTAGTGACTCCTGTCGGCCAGAAAGTGAACATGATACCCATTGTCCCGACTGTGTCCGGCCTGTCCTGACAAAGGCCACCTGGCCTTAGGGGCGGGAAGTTGGCCTGCCCACCCTTTGAtgtccagcccctcctccctctcccccagctggGAGCGAGCCTAGGACatcccccacctcctctctctcttcacctCCATGTCCCCACACACTCCCAGCAGATGCTGGGGAGGGCTGATCAGCAGCTACAGGTTTGGCTGTAATTTTACCACCTCCTTGGGAGTCCCAGGGACACAGAACCTCCTGTCTGCCTCCGGAGGCCTCAGAGGACTGGGGTTTATGTCCCAGCTGTGCCACTTGTCTCTGTGGCCTTGGctaaataataacagctaatgtTTATGGAACACTTACTAACGGAGCGGGCACTGACCTAATATCTTTTAATTCTTATAACCTTATCATAGGTGCTATTATCACCCCCGTTTTCAAGATGAAGAAACTATGGCATAGAGAGGTTACAGAGTTGTGCAAGTATAGTTATACCTACATAACGAGTAAATGGTGGGGCTGGGATTTGACCAAGCCTGTGCTCTAATCCTCTGAACAGCGTCTCTTAAATCAGCCAtcttttctgggtctcagtttgaCCATCCCATGAGAGGGAAGGGTCTTGTACCTTTGTTTGAGTTACAAAAGGACCCCTTTGTGAAATCTGATGGGAAGTATAAATGTTCTCCCTAGAAAAAAAGTGTTTCCTAATCGGGCAGACAATTTCAGGGGTTCTAAAGGCCCCCAGAAGCTTTATCCATAAACCTTGGTTGAGAATTTTGCATTAGATTATATGAGAGGAAGTGTCTGGGGCCACTGACCCTCAGGGTCCTGCAGTTCTCTGTCTGTTCCCTGAAGAAGGAAGCCCACTTTTCCTGCTCCTTTATTCTGGTTGGTACTTCCTGCTGATCAGGTGACTTTGGAGATGGATGGGGAGGTTCCCCAGGGGCGGGGACTTGGAGAGAGGCCATCACTGTGTGAGGGGGAGAGAGTGGGTCAGTGGGGGTCAGAGCCCTGGCAGGAGCCCTGGGGAGCTTCCAGGCTGTGTGATGTCAGGCAAGTCACGTTCCTCTGGGCACTGGAGCTGCCGAACTCAGTTCAGCTCTGGTCTCGGAAGTCATTTGGAAACCGTTGTCCCTGGGCACATAGGGGGCCTAGGAGTAACTCTGCCCGAAGACAAAAGTCCTTTCCACCCTCACTACCAGAAAGTAAAAGGAAGGGCCAAGGGAGGTTTGGGGGCTCCTGAGGAAAGTGGCCGCCCCAGGAGCCAGGTGAGAGCCATTCTCCCCTTTCAAAGGTAGAAGCTGCTGCCCGTACACTCAGGCAGCATCTGACTCTGACTCTTGAGGTGGGGACAGAATTGGGGTGGGGTTACAGACCCTCCCGGAGAGAGAGGCCAAGCCCCTCTCCtctttggcctcagtttctccttctagGCAATGAAGATACAGGGTCTCTGGGGGTGCTTCCTGGGTAAGGCTGTTGTCTGGGACAGCAGAGGGAAGGTCAGTGCATGCCATCTCCCCAAATGTTGCTGGTCACCTGGTCTTATTGTACCCTTCTTGCCCCTTCTTCCCCCTTCTGTGCCTCTAGCATTCTAGAATATCTGAACTGGACAGTTAGAgaacagacatacagatgggaaactgaagCCTGGAGATTTTAAGGCATGTTCCAGTTTCACACAagtgggggctgggctgggataTATGTTGGATGAgtcagtttaaaattttccagtggCTTCCCAGTATATTTAGGGCAAAATCTACACTCCTTCCTGAGGGCTACAAAGCTATATGTGCTACTGCAGGCAGGTCTTGTACACATactgttccctctccctggaaaACTCTTTCCCCAGACTCTTTGCAGGCTCTTTCTCACCATTCAGGTCTTAGCTTAAtggccacctcctcagagaggtccTCCATGATGTTCCAAAGTAGGCACCTCCCCCCCTAATACCCACTGATCATCTTTGCCATGTTTCCTTCAGAGCACTAacttatttgtgtgtttgtgtgttgtcTATTCCCACACCCACTGACCAAGGTAAACTCCTATGAAGTCCAGAACCATATCTATTTGACCCATGACTACATTCCAGGCACCCAGCTCAGTGTGTGGcatttagtaggtgctcaatacattttgttgaatgaatgaacaggacAAGTGTGAGGGACAGTAAGACAGCtctgggagaagaggggagagatgagATCTCAACCTGGAGATGGGACCCACGACTGTCCAGCCGAGCAGCTCATGCCAGTGGTGGAAGCCTGGTTGTCCCCTTCTCCCTACTCCATGGATGGGACAGTACTCCATCCTCACCTGGGGAATTGGCATTGCTGAGGCTGGGACTAAGATGCCAGCTTTCCCtaaggagggggcagggaagatGAGGAAGATGTGGGAGAGGCTGTTACGTTGTCCATTAACCAGTTCTGAGTGATGACTTTCACTTGACTGAGGCCAGGATAGGAAATGACTACAAGgggctctatttttttttgtcttccccGTTTGCATCTATAAATATCAGCATTTTCCTTAGGAAGGTTCTAAATTATCCTTCTGCTGAAGGCTCAGCCTCCAATTCCTTGTGAATAGTTTTTCACAGGTTAATGGCCCATTGGGGTGGCTGAGGTCCCATACAAGTCGGGAGATGTCCGCTCGGATGATGAGACTCTTGCAGCAGGGTTTAGATCTTGGTCCATCCCCGTCAGCTTtcagatagagaaactgaggcccgtGGAGGGGATgaaccctcctctccccaccacatCCTAGACCCTCTCCCTTGGCCCATTGCCACAGTCACCAACCTGGCCTCTCACCTTCAGCCTCTCTCTGATGCCCTACCTGCCCTCTAGACCGTGGCTCCCCACTGCCATGGAATTGCCATTTCATTTTATGCCATTTCACTGCTGTAAAATCCAGCTCCATTTCAGAGCCCTCTTGAGAACTGGCCCCAACCCACTCTTGAAGCCACTCTCCCGTTAGTTTGCCGAGATACAGAAATGCTTACCTGGGACAGTTAAGAGTCCGGCTTGGGAGCCTCAGGCCTGGGATTGCATTTCTGTCAGAAGCTGCATTAGCCTCAGGCAAGTTAATTTGGatcatttctctgagcctcagcttcttccACTGTAACATTAAGATAATAAGATTACACCTTGAAGCAATGGTGCCAGTAGAGCATAGCCCtgagcctggcatacagtaggctcTCAGTGCACTGGTGCCTGTGACCATCTCTGCCAGTCCTTAGCAGGTGCACGCGAGCACACACCTCACACTCCCTGCCTCTCTATTATGGGTCCCTTGACCTGAactgccctcccttccctctcctacaTCTTTACCAGGTCAAATGCTGCCTCTTCTCCAAGgccacctcctctaggaagccctcCTTGGTTCCCTCCCCTACAAACACTGTACCAGGCCCTTGTTTGAACAACATTTATCACTGACTGTCTTGTTGATCCCTGCCATCTACCATCTGTTATCCCCTCAAGGAGCAGTGCTAATCAGTCCTGTCCTTCTCACCATAACTTGCACATTGTAGGAGCTCACGATAAAGCTAATAACTGTGGCATCAGCTGCGtctttaccatgtgccaggcactgtgccaagaaCTTTGCATGGGTGATCTCACTTAAGTCTCATAACAACTCTAAGAGGTGTGAGGATCTATTAttagcttcattttacagataaagttaatgaggctcagagagggtaaggtggcttgcccaagctcacacagctggGATGCTGCTGCACAGAGTTCAAACCTAGACTCTACAGCCTAATGAGCATCTATCAAATAAAGCAACACACTCAGAATGGGAGCCCAAGACCCCCTCCCCATGTGCATTCCAATCCAGGTGGGGAAAAGGAGGCCAGTCACAGACGAGCTATAAGAGGCTGGAGGGGGAGGATGGGCACAGCAGGTGCCGGGCTGTTTAAAACTGGTTCTCAAGGCAGAAACTCCATTTGACACCCCATCTCTCAGATGTACCTGGGAAGGGGGGAGTGACCCAGTTAGAAGGTGGCAGAAGGCTTTTTTCTGTTGGGTGTTCCCCCACACGCACACTTTGGCAGATATTGCTGCTGAGAGCTTGGGGAGCTGTTCTGAAGGTCCAAAACAGCTTTGTTAGCAGCAAGCCTGGCCTGTCGATGAGGAATTATCTTAATGAGATGACCCCTCAAGTTTCTGTCCTGGAGCTCTTGGGATTTGGAAACAACATTTACATCTGGAGTCAGGTCCATCACCACGTTAACATGCTAAGCCCTCCCCGTGCCATACTTGCCCATCAACCTTATAGGGATGCCCCACATAGATCCCTCAGCATCACCAGAGAGAGGGAACAGGCGTTAGTGAAAGCCGAGACTGACACTCCAGGCTCAACCCCCTCTGATGTCTTCCCATTTCTCTTGAAGTCAAATCCAAACCCCTCACCCCAGGGCTCAAAGCCCTGCTAGCCTCTCCAGGCTCAGCACATGCCTCTCTCATCCATTCACGTAGGCAGGCAGGCGGTAATCGTCTCTGAGTCTCTCTTCTGTGCCAAACATTCTGCTAGGTGCTAGAGATTCCTGCCAGAACAAGCAGACAGGGTCCCTCACAGAGCTGGTCCTCCGTTGCTGCTCTCTGCCTTAGGgcatttgcacatgctgttctgtCTTCCTGGGATATTCTTCCCCATTGGTGACATGGAAACCTTCTCAACCATCATATCTTGGCTTAaacgtcacctcctccaggagacCTGCCCCAAGCTAAATAAAGTAGGTTccctcccccaccgccccccGCCACTTAATCTAGCTCTCAGCTCCATTGCTTTCCTTCACACTAATCACAGTTtgtaattatttcatttgtttgtttttaatctaccCCCCACCCATGAAAAACAGGAATGAACTGTTTAACAAATAAGTACCGAGCACCT contains:
- the CDX1 gene encoding homeobox protein CDX-1, whose translation is MYVGYVLDKESPVYPGPARPASLGLGPQAYGPPPPPQYPDFTGYSHVEPGPVPPAAWSAPFSAPKDEWAAAYGPGPAAPTASPAPLAFGPPPDFSAVPAPPGPGPGLLAQPLGGPGAPSSPGAQRRTPYEWMRRSVAAGGGGGSGKTRTKDKYRVVYTDHQRLELEKEFHYSRYITIRRKSELAANLGLTERQVKIWFQNRRAKERKVNKKKQQQQQQPSQPPPPAHDVTATAAGPPLGGLCPSSASLLGTSSPMPVKEEYLP